The stretch of DNA ttgaagggagttttgtggAAGCATTAGTGAAAAGGCGCTTTCTAGCAGACAGTTTTTACGTCGTATGCTAGGGGTGTCTTCAGGATTGACCTGTAGAACTTTCCCGGAAAACGAGCAGCGTGTAGGACAAAATCTATGGTCGCCACGGGAAAAAAGGAGAGGAATTGTCTTCAGCGCAATGATGAGATCCTTCacgcttttcttctctgtggtggcacatgcaattgcatttctggcaaaatcacacaatttctttattattgcagcactaagaaatcttctgcattcggcattttcatgctgattcttaTATAGTCAGTTTTCCAAGCATTTGAACGCATGATtagcacactcaattttttctatatttctgcCATAtgctataatttcagaatgggtaCTCGAATCGCCGTCGGCAACAAATCGAGTATATCTTAGATTGTGCATGGATGTTGCTATTCGGAATGCGTCAACTAATATATCTGACTGCATACCTCTACTGGGCCCTtgccagttcataaaacatatatgttcaggaacagatctattTACTTGATGCCTGTATTTCACGCAAGTACAGCAATATTTGTTCCTAAATATTTGTTCCATTTGTTCTATATTTCTGcccttgctataatttcagaatgggtaCTCGAATCGCCGTCGGCAACAAATCGAGTATATCTTAGATTGTGCATGGATGTTGCTATTCGGAATGCGTCAACTAATATATCTGACTGCATACCTCTACTGGGCCCCtgccagttcataaaacatatatgttcaggaacagatctatttacttgatgcctgtatttcacgcaagtacagcaatatttgttcctaattCCTAGATTTAAAAGTTTCTTCGAATAGAAACCTATCACCACTCCACAGCCTGAGATTGCACGATATCTATTCCCCTAACTTGGTGTACACCAGCTTCCATCAACTATAACACATGTCTCTACAGCtccatttgggtgaattttctcacctgcttccagtgtcatccttcgctcggttttcccattttcgataagatagtcatagagaactttttccaattctacacaaatttctttctcaaatttcgtaaagactttttgagacggggtatttattccaatggtagagaaaagttcttgaacctgggcgtgagtcattccaccatttattggaccaaccactacctctttgttgacacttactgttcctgtttctgttttgtgtttctttctgatagtattcacactatcaaaatcagtccttttccgttttttgactacggttttcgttgagtctttttttttaagccttctaggagcaaggggtttttctgtgtgaattgtggcttcctcatgacatgattcgcatttgaagatgagtcttgagcgcaatccagctctatgttctttagaaaacatcatatttgaaaccaaattgatgtcttggcacctgtaaataaaatgctaattggttgtgaggaagtaaaatagtaaagtagcgattttattgttttggtagaaaggaaagtgctatagcttcaaaaaggataggtagtatgtagagtagtgagcgatgaagggtaattaaaatatgaaataaaatataaaatatagctagaaatgggtgagaagtggaaattatacgatctaaccgaaagtttgttgtatttcattgtcagattaaaccacccaattttatttatgtatgtaaccaagccaaaaactgtcctggaaccaccaatcaggaaagccaagtatttcaaaactttacaaaatcctttggggcatgacaggaaatgccctctaaacagacccgtgtcgatttaccaaattccaacggaaattactaaccaaattccaagaaaaattaagtctcacttgactccctaaaatcaaattcaaagtaaaaatccgtgccccaaattcagttgcatctcaactatcatttaaatttttattcgagtaattcacaaagttcttattagtacgattaaaaataccaatatgcttttatgagttaggaggatcaaattagctagtttatttctcaaatcctttaaagccttagcagacattctttcagaacctttatccgtactttttaatgattagataaaaaaacaagtattttaaatgaaagtaaggagcaacattaaaacttagaatgaacagaaattatcccgtatatgaaagaggctgtttcctcctcaacgccccactctttaccctaaagtttgactctttctctcaactctactgtttaatactgtaaaaactttagcgtaaaaagcggggcgttgaggagggaacagcccctttcatatactggataatttctgttcgttttaagttttaatgttactccttcctttcatttaaaaaaattcgttttttatttaatttctgaacgttttttagttaatccatgttttgatttcggctctgcgcagatgaataattaaaacgaaatttgaatttttatttttttggctaaacggctttctcataattttgatcgaacgattttgagaaaaatgagcggggaaggaggcccagctaATCTCCAATTTTtcgctacttaaaaaggcaactagagcttttagttttttacgatggttttcattagtaaaaatatacgtaacttacgaattagcttacctaacgaacttctatattcgcaggtatctattacgtatataaggggggctcgcctacttgtcaatacctcgctcattgcactaaagcttaaattttgtcctaaatccttaagaatgacccctgaatcacaaaggccgtagaataaataaatgaaattactaaaaaatactttagcgtaacgagtgagagattaggaggaaatgaactacttatatgtgtaatattttttgttcgttttaagttttaccgctggtccttactttcagttgaaaacactttttcatatttattttttcattgttttttaaatcatgctagaaaatcctgccccctgccaatcatggaaaattatcctccccatgacaaattcctccatggaaagtttcaccaacataacctcctcttctcaacccctccttccaaccaaaaaaatcccactgaaaacgtctgtacacttcccaataatcattactatgtgcaaacactggtcaaagtttttaaggccgtgattaagtgaacttgaaaacatagagcttcaaaattgaagtaaggttagccttctgtcttttaattctctagagaccgttggttgtcaaaacttcaaatagcaccaattatcaagtcttatcaaaggttttgattgacagcttcctttggtgagatgtttcagccgagaaatagtaatatatttggctgggtaaaaataagattttattatttaaagtaaaataaaaattttaagatttaaaattttttaaaatttttttaatttttttaattttttacttaaaatttaagtaaaaataaattttattagttaaagatatacacaacttacaaattagcttacgtaaagaaacttctgtattctcatatttttattgcatatatgaggtgtttcaccccctcgtcagtacctcactcttcacgctaaagcttaaaatttgtcacaatttcttaagaatgacccctgaataacaaaagccgtagaataaatagttggaatttctaaaaatactttaacgtatagagcgaggtattaggaggtgagcccctcatatgcgtaataatttctgttccttttaacagaaattattatggaatatttacaggaattaatatttacaagaaaataataacaggaatattctgttcctttcagttggaaaactttgccatatttattttttcattgtttttttaaataatgctagaaaatcctgcgctcccttcatggaaattttcttcccccatgacaaattcctccgtgaaaagttcccccaacatatccccctcttctcaacccctgcccccaaccgaatgaaaacgccccagaaaacgtctgtacacttcccaataaccattactatatgtaagcactggtcagtgttagtaacttgtagtccctcccacggggactgtgggggagtaggtcatcccaaacggcatagttgtaaggattttcgactacgctgaataaaatggctatctcagaattttgatccggtgactgaaaataattggcgtgcgacgggggcctaggcaccctccgatttttttggtcacttaaaaagggcactagaacttttcatttccgttagaatgaaccctatcgcaacattctaggaccactgggtcgatacgatcacccctgaaaaaaaaaaaaaacaaataaacacgcatccgtgatctgccttctgacaaaaaatacaaaattccacatttttaaacagttcgtagtaacgaactgtagtaaggagcgactaggctcaatagtaaccaaaactctaaaaaaaaatagaattttgataccaatagttatatcaaaagaatggcattttaatgctgatttaaatatataagttacatcaagaatagtc from Artemia franciscana unplaced genomic scaffold, ASM3288406v1 PGA_scaffold_828, whole genome shotgun sequence encodes:
- the LOC136042223 gene encoding uncharacterized protein LOC136042223 isoform X2 — its product is MRGLHLPNVQAHREKLKLNYRARGRPRLPKYMLEDLTDASVHDESSSEGIGTNSPFVLKVITSGRNLGSDLLKGSRWIVDLPYLFENYEKLVIRHMCQDINLVSNMMFSKEHRAGLRSRLIFKCESCHEEATIHTEKPLAPRRLKKKDSTKTVVKKRKRTDFDSVNTIRKKHKTETGTVSVNKEVVVGPINGGMTHAQVQELFSTIGINTPSQKVFTKFEKEICVELEKVLYDYLIENGKTERRMTLEAGEKIHPNGAVETCVIVDGSWCTPS